The Dioscorea cayenensis subsp. rotundata cultivar TDr96_F1 chromosome 16, TDr96_F1_v2_PseudoChromosome.rev07_lg8_w22 25.fasta, whole genome shotgun sequence sequence AACATATTAGTGATGAGCAGTTATTACCTAGCTTGTTGTAGCATTATGAGGGTAAAATAATgtgattgtttttaaaatattctaagTATTTATTTGCTTGGATTAGTTTATGATCCATGTTGTAAATTAGATGGTTTAAAAGATTGTTTAAAGGTGTATCATATATGTTTAGATTTAAAAGTTGATATTACCCTTTTGTGCATTAATATTAGGACTTTATTTGATACATTATATGATAACATTGATAAAATTCATATTATTGATGTTGGATAAAGTGAGACCCCCTACTAAACTTCCATTGTCATGACTTCTTAAAATGTATCAAATGTTAagtctcaaaaagaaaaaaaacaaaaaaaaagaggtttATCTTCATTATCCACAAGCTTGAGATTTCAAAGCTTGAAAGTTATCTAATAACATATTTTAAGTTTGTTGATTAtaacaattttgatattttaaaatggTGGAAGGAGTATAAACAACATTTTATAGTTTTGGCTACAATAACCAAACAAATTCTTTTAACGCAAGACTTTATAGTTGCTGTTGAAAGCACTGATGGAAAGTTATTGGATGCAGGGGCTCTTGTATAAGCCCAGGGTTAATTGAAGCTTAAATTTGTACTGATGATTAGACCAAAATGCTATATAGATAACAAGAATTATACGAAGAAAAATTGGAGCAAAAATTGAGTTACAATGTTATCAATAAATTGACCACTGTTGGCATTGTGGGCAtcgattaaaataaatagtaacaTAAGAACTATGTGggctttgtttctttttaatttgaagATGATACGTAGACAACTTAAATATGAGATTAAGTGCCAgcccaatatttttttttttttatatttatgattcTATGATAATATTGTAAATAGTTCATTAACTTTGAatctttaattagtttttatttttcatgggagatgctatttatttttatttataaaatttaaattattctcCTTGATCCATCCCTCTttgtgtttttatataaaataagttAAGTAGActaattacttttaaaaattacatacataaatttaaattaattttttaaatacaaaatttagtttaaatttgttcaatttaattttaaaatataacttttaaagtaaaaaaaattaaaattcaaaaaattaaagcaaatcGAATCAGAACAGCCTTAAAATTGGAACTAAAACCAAAGTTGTCATCTTAAGGTTCAAGTTTCGTTTGCAAAGTTTATAAAATTGAAACCTCTTGTTAGAACCAAAAATGAATTGGGTCAACTCTACTTGTAATATGAGGAATAGTAGACGTTTAAGAAAGGGTAACATAAGAATTGTGGACCCCACTTGCATTTAAATTCttttcatgttttaaaaaaaaattacttaaaaattttcaatccaACCTTATCTTTTAGGGATCGTGAGCCCCCACGTTCCTAGTAACCGCTAGTGGTTacgggataaaaaaaaaagaatctctAAAACCAGAGAATTCATAGCCTTCCTCTTTCGCTCGTTGTTCAATTTTGGGGGTGTGTAGCAAGGATGAGGAAATCATTCGTGTCGAGTGCTCATCTAGGAGTATTTGTGGTAgattcccttttcccttcttCGATTGGTTATCTTTTATTAGTTCTTGTTTTGATTCCTTAATGCTTAGGgttctctttttgttttaaattgttCTAGGGTTTTCAAGAGTGGTCAGGAGTATCTGGTTTTGTCCTTGAAAAAGTTAACAggtattttccctttttttagaAATCCGTAtgctttgatatattttttagggTTAAATTATATTCTGGTTCTAGAGTTtggaaaaatagagaaaataaatatgaattttgattatattttatattcgaTGCCACCGAATGAGATTGTAAGGTTTCTcaatacttttatttaaatttgaaatttatttgattatttgaaatgGTGCAGGCATTGgtgatttattctttattaaatGAATTCTTATTGGATGCCAGGACTTTGATCATGAGACCAATGGTTATGAGTGGATAAATTAACAGGTGTGTTATCACTTAAAGACCACATGATAGGctgatttttcatttaatagCTTCCAATTttacagacacacacacacacacacatatatatatatatatagaagaatcCTGCACTTTGATCTCTGTTGTAGTGAGTGGCTGGTAATTTCATCAATTGCATTGttattttcaaaagctagtATAGGTTGTCAATAGGGTTATTGTTAGGCTAAGAGTAATTATGCTGTCCATTGAATGCACATGCTTAGTTGAAGTCTTGTACTTTGTTTACatgcgtgtatatatatatatatatatatatatatcaaattggTGGATGGAATGATCTTCAGTTCTGCCACGCAAATTGTAAAGGTGTgtgtagatatacatatatgtatactgtaattgttaattgttataaaatttcCTGTCATTATAAGATTTAATACATGGTACATCCCTAATATGAATAGTAGTTAAATCATTGGTAACtggttaattttgtttttagggTTGATCTTGGTCATGGATTATTTTATAAACTTGCCTATTTAGTATTTTAGAGACTTGTTGATTGCTAGCCAATggttattgtattatttaagcTGGGAATTCTAAGTCAAGATGTAATGTTCATGTTTTAGGGCCTTTGTTTGAATTCTGATTTTAGGGTCCAAGTGGGTTCTATAGCTTAGGGATTTttcaggtaagtaaaccacatataaatatgtatatatgtatatatcaaaGTTTTGATTACCGACAACGatctacataattatttaattactttgagTTTCCTGTTAAAAGAAGGATAgggtaatttaatatttttggttttgactGCTGTGCATACCTTCACTGTCAGAATTTACAAATCTCTCATGcgtttattcatttatttaattgattaatctctaataatttaattaattatatatcacATGTTCTGTCAGcaactttcaattaattattatatgatatactttattattattattattattctgaaATCTATATAAACCTTTATTATTTGTGAATCACTGAATTGTTTGAGATTCATTATTCAATTTCTTAACTAGAAACTCAGTGAGGGATTCCTTGTATACTTAAATCATTTACCAGATTAATCATTGAGTTGTCAACTATGTTTATTAAAATTgtgttcattatttatttttagggaTTAGATTATGAAtattgtgatttaattattgattaagttaagtcattatcattttttaataattggaattatttatCATTAGAAAAAAAGGGATCAtcgaattttattatttttgcattgatttgacaatgattttggaccggacatattttgatattataacctgtagtccccaaattaactttgcaataaccttgtcactgggggttaaacactgaccgtgtcgacacgtattctGACTGTGATAAGAAACTAGTTTCGCACTGTTCCGTCGGTGGAGAATAACCGCCTCTGaaaatctgactcgggtcaccgagtttaaatatttgaattctgTGGTTTTGTTTCtggcattagttatttgggggaTATATATACTCGTCACTTGGAAAATCATGTTTGTTAGAAATACTCTGAACTCGAagttttatttctattatttattgtataatatcacacttaagcatgttttgtgaaattattgagttttgtgattcctatatttttagtggttgattactgggctgtcaagctcataaataatagttttatcCTTTTCAAATCAGGAGTAAGTGTGtggtggatagcttagcgggAACCGTTGAGCGAACACCAGTTGGTTATCATGTAAATAGTCTTTCTGTTGTAAACTTGGAACTGTTATTTGTTTAAGCTTTGAATCTTGCACTTTTAGTTTCCATGGATCATAGTTGTAAACCTCGTTATTGTATCCCTTAAATTCTTATGTTCTTGTGATGTTAGTACCTTAgttatatcttatttttgtgAGACAGATATTAAGGCCTTGTATGTCCATTGGGTCTCGACCTTATGGGTATAAGCCCGCTTGTCAAAGCCTCGGGATCGGGGCGTGACAAGAATTAGAAGGGATACATATGCATAATCTGAGTGTGTAACTTAAGAATTAGAATGGATCGACCTGTAATTTGTGTTGATAGCAAAGGTTTATGAGCTAGTAATGTTTGCTTATTCTTTGCTATCAAGTGAAGAGGTAGAGCATAATTCAAATCAAGGAAACTCACAATCTGAGTGGGTAATGGATATCTCTAATGGGtcgtttggatcacggaattGGAATGGGGGGAATTGAAGTAGGGTGAATAAGGAAGGAATGAGAAAACAATGTTTGGTTTGACGGAATGTGTATTGGGAATGGGGAAAAGCATGAGAGAGAAACTGTGTAAATTACTTATATGCCCTTTAGTTAATCAATGGTTGTAAGTATTGTATAAGATAATGAATTAATCAGTAATTATAGATAATTATCGTGTAAGcataagataaattaaacaattatcgtagaataattatttattcgttataatttatataattgaattaaaaataattttaaataataattattattaatttaaattattataactattaagttaaattaaacaattagctttaaaaattattgtataagATAATGAATTAATAAGTAACCATAGATAATTAttgtatatgtataattaaaaataagaataattattaatttgttataatttatataattgaattagaaataatttaaaataataattattattaatttaaattataacaacTACTAagttaaattaaacaattaactttattaattattgttcaTTAGATCTTGAGAAATGAAAATCCTACCAGTAATTATCACGCAAAGGAAGATCACCGGCGACCCTCGTACTTTCCGAGAAGATGAGATGAGAGACACGACGATAAGCTTTCCCTGAAGAGATCGCGATGAAAGGGTTGGAAGAGACTGCCAGCGGCTGTCGTACTGTCCTTGAAGCTCCGCGTTGGGGGAGAGGCAAGGGGATCGCTAGCTAAGAAGAAGAGCGCTAGGGCATTTgggtgaaaagaaaaaaccaaatttaaagaTGGGCAAAGGGTAAATTTACCCCACATGAATTAGACTACCCCCAAATTTGGCATCAATGGGACTCCTCTACTATTGGACTTAACAATTTTTGGCCCATTCCATTGCAACAAAATAAGCATGTGATAACAGTTATGTAAAGAGCCCTAAATATGTAATGTTCATGATTCTTCAACATATAAACTACCAAGTTATTCTATGCTAactattattttacttttttcttattcttctctaATTTCTTAATACTAAGCTATTCGAGACTCACTCccatttttttcccttctctCTCTCCATGCTATCCTGATTCAAGTAAGAACATTGAGTATATTAATAAAGTCCTACAACAAATATATGATAAAAGAGGAAAGaggaataacattaaaaaagagtaaagagaaaatatttaaatgtaagaaaaaaaacatacatgtccaagatgaaagaagaaaaaacatttacaaataaataaataaatcaacaaggaaagaaaggaaaaaaaaaacaggaaaaataacaagaagataaaatataaggacctttattattataaaaatttgaaatttgatttggtGTTTGCAAGACCACATAGAATTACATTTAATAATAAGATTTTGTTGATTATTGCTAGTGTTTGAGAGATTTTTTAAGTCGGTTCATAAATGTCTAGTGGCCTCTAGGTTATATTCACTTAAATTTTTTGtatagagatttttttatttttttatttttttaatttaatagaaaGATGTCAAGTACCAGAATTTAGAGATGTACATATGTAAATAGCAAAGCTCAACGCTGACCCACATGTGTTCATCTTACGCAAAAATATGAGGTTTAATTTTGGATCTTCTCTAAAACAAACACTCTACGTAAAAGATCCGATACTAATTGACCCAAAAATCGTTGATGTATATAgttttttaactataaattgattaaaaagGCATTTATAGGAGGTAAGCTCACCCATGAGGTTAGGTGATCCATACTCCTAAATAACATGGGAAGaaaaaggtagctctttctctctctttctttacgCCGTACATCCATCACAATCAACATCTCTGACAAGCATACATGCAAAAAGCCAAAGAAAGCTCAAGCAAAACTCTCACCTCTTTCTCACTAGACCCCCCCTTTTAAATGCCCCCAAACAGCCCCCCATCCAACCCccttaaaaaaaccaatataataataacCACCCGATACATTAACAgatatatatctctatatatatatatttctttaaaaaacaaagtaaaactcATAAATCAAAGGCACAGTATCCTCTCAAACTCCTGTTCATCAACACTATGCTTGGTTTGGTGTCCTTGAGACATCCCAAGTACTAAGGATTCTATTAGATCTAGAGAACTCCTTTGCTAGCTTATCAGGAGACCACATTTCAGTTTTTATATTGCCTTCACTTCCAACTCTTGCTTCTCAACCTCTCTCTTTTCATGTTGAGATGATGAACAGATCCACAACTTCCAATGATCCCTTCccttctcctttctttccttttgctGGGCTTCCATCAAACAACACTACCACTTGGGATCCTAATCCCAATCCCAATCCCAATCTTAGCATGCCAAGCTTCAATTACAGCTATCCTTCTTCATTCATACCAAACACTCCACCATATTTGGACTCTCAAGCAGGTCTCCTACCAATCAACAGCTTTCCCATTGCCAGTGATCAGATGTACACTGTGAAAGCAGAAGAGGTTGGGCTTAACTTGGGTCACAGGACTTATTTCTCATCTGGTGATGCTGCTGCCATTGATAGGTTGTTTGCAAGGTCTAGAGGTGTGTATTCTCTTGCTCATCAGCCTCCTCGTTGCCAAGCTGAAGGTTGCAAAGCTGACCTCTCTGGTGCTAAGCACTACCACAGAAGGCATAAGGTTTGTGAGTTCCATTCCAAGGCCACTGTTGTTATTGCCAGTGGTTTGCAGCAAAGGTTTTGCCAACAATGCAGCAGGTTAGTAGAGCttttttgttgatttctttctttctttatctgTATGTACTTTGTGAAAGCACTCATTGGCTCATTTCTCCAGACCTATATAGAGAAAACTCGGTGGAGAACACGAGTACTCTAGAGACTAGACTGAAGTTTCgtctttcttttcttgtgaagTGCACTCTTTGTTTGGGCATTAACCTATGGAACCATTGCCACAAACAGTGATTTATCTCACTTTGCAAGTACTTTAAATGGTTAATGATCCACATAGATGTTCATTGTTTAGGTTCCATGTGCTGTCAGAATTTGATGAGGCCAAGAGGAGCTGTAGAAAGCGCCTGGCAGACCATAACAGGAGAAGAAGGAAACCTCAGTCTCAGTCCACCAACTCCTCTGAAAACAACAACAGTAATACAACcactaccaccaccaccaccaccactactaCCACCAGCAGTAATAACACCAAACTCCAAGCTCCAAACTCTTGTTTCATTGTTTCTTATAAACTGAATTTGCTTCTAAATGAGCAGCAGAAACAATTAGCAAGACAACAAATGGACCAGGCTTATCTTTAGGAGCAGGAGGAGTTGGAGGGATGATGAATCAAAACCAATGTTCAACTTTTGTGTCTCAACAGCAAACTTCATCATCCAACACACACATGTATCACAACAGCAGTCTCTTCTGGCCCAGCTCCAATGAAGCATCTCAATCAAATGGTGGGGATTCTgagcagcaacagcaacagaaacagcaacagcaacagcaacagcagcagagTAACAACCTACTTCATCTAGGACAGGCCATGTTTGAGTTGGACTTTCTATGAGGGGGGATGAAAAGAGGAAAAGTTATTGCTTGctttcctatgtttttctttctttattttccctTTCAATGGGAAtaatggttttctttttcagtaTTTTTGTGCCTGACTTTTAGGCCTTCTCATGCTCCTCTTTTCTCATATAGGCTGCATGAtcttcccttctttttttcgttttgcttgtttttgtgAAATTATGTGATTTGTTGAATTTCAGTTTCAAATTTCTCGAGTCAGAGGTATCAGTCAAAAATATTGGGCAGCATATATCATAAGACGTCTTGGCACAAGAAATTAATGACAGGGTGAAAACTTGAAATTAGTGGCATTTCCTTTGGTTGATTTGTCATCCTTTTATCTAGTTTTATTAcaccaaaatttattttttattatttattttttaataaatgcaaCAAACCAAATATTATACCAAAATTTATGTATACTTTCTTTAGTAAactttcataattatttattttatttttttaaagtgaatATATCAcaatttattgattaaaaaaatggcaCAGATAA is a genomic window containing:
- the LOC120278808 gene encoding protein LIGULELESS 1-like isoform X1, with amino-acid sequence MMNRSTTSNDPFPSPFFPFAGLPSNNTTTWDPNPNPNPNLSMPSFNYSYPSSFIPNTPPYLDSQAGLLPINSFPIASDQMYTVKAEEVGLNLGHRTYFSSGDAAAIDRLFARSRGVYSLAHQPPRCQAEGCKADLSGAKHYHRRHKVCEFHSKATVVIASGLQQRFCQQCSRCSLFRFHVLSEFDEAKRSCRKRLADHNRRRRKPQSQSTNSSENNNSNTTTTTTTTTTTTTSTETISKTTNGPGLSLGAGGVGGMMNQNQCSTFVSQQQTSSSNTHMYHNSSLFWPSSNEASQSNGGDSEQQQQQKQQQQQQQQQSNNLLHLGQAMFELDFL
- the LOC120278808 gene encoding protein LIGULELESS 1-like isoform X2, coding for MMNRSTTSNDPFPSPFFPFAGLPSNNTTTWDPNPNPNPNLSMPSFNYSYPSSFIPNTPPYLDSQAGLLPINSFPIASDQMYTVKAEEVGLNLGHRTYFSSGDAAAIDRLFARSRGVYSLAHQPPRCQAEGCKADLSGAKHYHRRHKVCEFHSKATVVIASGLQQRFCQQCSRFHVLSEFDEAKRSCRKRLADHNRRRRKPQSQSTNSSENNNSNTTTTTTTTTTTTTSTETISKTTNGPGLSLGAGGVGGMMNQNQCSTFVSQQQTSSSNTHMYHNSSLFWPSSNEASQSNGGDSEQQQQQKQQQQQQQQQSNNLLHLGQAMFELDFL